ACGATCGACCCCGCCATCGCCGCACCGGGTCAGCGGGTGACGGTCACCGTCGGCGCATCGCAGGCCGGAGAAGACGTCGCGGTCTGGATGTACTCCGACCCGCAGCGCCTCGCCACGGGAACTCTCGACGCGGCGGGACGCCTGGCGGTGACCGTTCCGGCGGATGCTCCGATCGGCGCGCACCGGATCGCGGTGTACTCCGCGGCCGGTGACCTGCTCGGTTGGGGCGACCTGCGCATCGCCGAGGCGGACGGGGGAGCCGTCGACGGCGGCCTCGCCGCCACCGGTGGCGCGCTGCCGGTGGCCGCGATCGCGCTGGCGCTGTCTCTGCTGGTGGCCGGTGGGCTCATCGTCCGCCGCCGCAAGAGCACGGTCTGAGTCCGTCGAACGGGGCGGGGGAGTCTCTCCTCCGTCCCGTTCGGCAGGCGACCGTGTCTGCCTGTCGGTGCCGCCGCCTAGACTCATAAGGCCATGACCGAAGCTCCCCTCATCGTTCCCGGAACCGCCGGCCCTCAGGGCCAGGACGACCTCCTCGCCGGCCTCAACCCTCAGCAGCTCGAGGCGGTGACCTATCGCGGTCCCGCGCTGCTCATCGTGGCCGGAGCAGGCTCGGGAAAGACGAGTGTGCTGACCAGGCGCATCGCCTCACTGCTGCGCAACCGCGAGGCCTGGCCCAGTCAGATCCTCGCCATCACCTTCACGAACAAGGCGGCCGGAGAGATGCGCGAGCGTGTCGGTGCGCTCGTCGGCGATGCCTCCCGCGGCATGTGGATCTCGACCTTCCACTCCGCGTGCGTGCGCATCCTGCGCCGAGAGGCCGAGCACTTCGGGTTCACCAAGACCTTCACGATCTACGACTCCGGCGACTCGCGCGCGCTCATCAAGCGGCTCGTCAAGGAGCACGAGGCGGATGCCTACGGTCTGACCCCGGCCTCGGTGCAGTCGCGCATCTCGAAGCTCAAGAACGAACTCGCCGACGCCGAGTCCTATGCGCGTCAGGCCAACACGTCCGACCCCGCTGAGCGCATCTTCGTCGAGTTGTTCGCCGACTACCAGCGCCAGCTGCGCAAGGCCAACGCCTTCGACTTCGACGACCTGATCGGGCAGACGGTCTACCTGTTCCGCGCCTTCCCGCAGGTCGCCGACACGTACCGCCGGCGCTTCCGCCACATCCTCGTCGATGAGTACCAGGACACCAACCACGCGCAGTACGCGCTGATCCACGAGCTCACGCGTCCGGTCGCAGGTGACGCCCCCGACCCGTATGCCTCCAACGGCATGATGATCTTCGAACCCGAGACGACGCCCGAGATCGCGGGCGCATCCCTCACGGTCGTCGGTGATTCGGATCAGTCGATCTACGCCTTCCGCGGTGCCGACATCCGGAACATCAGCGAATTCGAGCGCGATTTCCCCGGTGCCCGCGTGGTGCTGCTCGAGCAGAACTACCGCTCGACGCAGAACATCCTCTCGGCGGCCAACGCGGTCATCGGCAACAACTTCGATCGCAAGGACAAGAAGCTCTGGAGCGACAAGGGCGACGGCGACGCGATCATCGGTTTCACCGGGTACTCGCAGCACGACGAGGCGCAGTTCGTCGCCGACGAGGTCGAATCGCTCCGCCGCGCCGGCATGCCGTACTCCGAGATGGCCGTGTTCTACCGCACCAACTCGCAGTCCCGTGCGCTGGAGGAGATCTTCATCCGCTCCGCCGTGCCCTACAAGATCATGGGCGGAACGAAGTTCTACGACCGCGCCGAGATCAAGGACGCGCTCGCCTACCTCGTGGCCGTCGCCAACCCCGTCGACGAGATGGCGGTCCGCCGTATCCTGAACAAGCCCCGCCGAGGCATCGGCGACGTCACCGCGACGGCGATCTCCCGCTTCGCCGAAGACCACGGGGTCAGCTTCCGCGACGCCCTGTCGGTGCCTGCCCAGCTCGGGTTCGGCCCGAAGATGCAGGCGGCCATCGCACAGCTCGACGCCGTGCTGGTCGAGGCGACCGAGATCCTGCTTCCTGCCTCGGGGGAGCTGCCTCCTCCCACGAGCGTGGCGGAAGGCCTCAGCCTGCTGCTGTCGAAGAGCGGCTACCTCGACGCTCTGCGCGCGAGCCGCGACCCTCAGGACGAGGCACGGGTCGAGAATCTCGACGAGTTCGTCGCGGTCGCTCGCGACTTCGCGAGGAACAACCCCGAGGGCACGATCGTCGACTTCCTCACCGAGGTGGCACTGGTGTCCGACGCCGACGATCTCGAAGACGAATCCGGCACGGTGTCGCTCATGACGATGCACACGGCGAAGGGTCTCGAGTACGACGCGGTCTTCGTGACGGGTGTCGAGGAAGACCTGATCCCGCACCGCATCTCGGCGGGCGAGCCGGGCGGTCCGCAGGAGGAGCGTCGGCTGTTCTACGTGGGCATCACGCGTGCGCGCAAGAGACTCCACCTGTCGCTCGCGATGACCCGCGCCCAGTTCGGCGAGGTGACGGTCGCGATGCCGAGCCGCTTCCTGCAGGAGATCCCCGCGGCGCTGATCGACTGGCGTCAGTCGCCCGGTGACGTGAACTCGCGCGGCGGTATGCAGTCGCGGGCGCTCAACGCCCGCCGTCCCGGCGGCTTCGGTTCCTCGGGCTCCGGTGACCGCTTCGGTGTGAAGGCCCTGCCGGGGCGCGACTCGCTCAAGCCCCTGTCGACCGCGATGGATCGCTTCCCGAACCGCGTGACGGCGAAGGTGCGCG
The sequence above is drawn from the Candidatus Microbacterium colombiense genome and encodes:
- a CDS encoding 3'-5' exonuclease translates to MTEAPLIVPGTAGPQGQDDLLAGLNPQQLEAVTYRGPALLIVAGAGSGKTSVLTRRIASLLRNREAWPSQILAITFTNKAAGEMRERVGALVGDASRGMWISTFHSACVRILRREAEHFGFTKTFTIYDSGDSRALIKRLVKEHEADAYGLTPASVQSRISKLKNELADAESYARQANTSDPAERIFVELFADYQRQLRKANAFDFDDLIGQTVYLFRAFPQVADTYRRRFRHILVDEYQDTNHAQYALIHELTRPVAGDAPDPYASNGMMIFEPETTPEIAGASLTVVGDSDQSIYAFRGADIRNISEFERDFPGARVVLLEQNYRSTQNILSAANAVIGNNFDRKDKKLWSDKGDGDAIIGFTGYSQHDEAQFVADEVESLRRAGMPYSEMAVFYRTNSQSRALEEIFIRSAVPYKIMGGTKFYDRAEIKDALAYLVAVANPVDEMAVRRILNKPRRGIGDVTATAISRFAEDHGVSFRDALSVPAQLGFGPKMQAAIAQLDAVLVEATEILLPASGELPPPTSVAEGLSLLLSKSGYLDALRASRDPQDEARVENLDEFVAVARDFARNNPEGTIVDFLTEVALVSDADDLEDESGTVSLMTMHTAKGLEYDAVFVTGVEEDLIPHRISAGEPGGPQEERRLFYVGITRARKRLHLSLAMTRAQFGEVTVAMPSRFLQEIPAALIDWRQSPGDVNSRGGMQSRALNARRPGGFGSSGSGDRFGVKALPGRDSLKPLSTAMDRFPNRVTAKVRDNGDLELAAGDRIRHTDFGEGRVDAVTGEGAKRIAHVRFDTAGQKKLLIKVAPIEKI